The following proteins are co-located in the Phragmites australis chromosome 10, lpPhrAust1.1, whole genome shotgun sequence genome:
- the LOC133930590 gene encoding HVA22-like protein a isoform X1: MGSGSFLKVVANNIDVLAGPLISLAYPLYASVRAIETKNPVDDQQWLTYWVLYSFITLFELTFAPIIEWLPFWSYAKLFFNCWLVLPWFNGAAYVYDHFVRPIFVNRQIVNVWYVSRKEKLSKPDDVLSAAERYIELNGPEAFEKLIGKSTKASKSSGMRRSILEEAEAERESLGENPFYDKNYRY, encoded by the exons ATGGGGTCCGGATCTTTCCTGAAGGTGGTTGCCAACAACATCGACGTCCTCGCCGG GCCACTAATTTCACTTGCTTATCCTCT ATATGCTTCTGTTAGAGCGATAGAGACAAAAAATCCTGTAGATGATCAGCAATGGCTCACTTACTGGGTGTTGTACTCTTTTATCACTTTGTTTGAGCTAACTTTTGCTCCAATTATTGAGTG GCTTCCTTTTTGGTCATATGCAAAGCTTTTCTTCAACTGCTGGTTGGTCTTACCTTGGTTTAATGGTGCTGCTTATGTTTACGATCACTTTGTGCGGCCAATATTTGTGAATCGCCAAATAGTAAATGTATGGTATGTCTCTAGAAAGGAAAAGTTAAGTAAACCAGATGATGTACTGTCAGCTGCTGAGAGATATATTGAACTAAATGGGCCAGAAGCATTTGAGAAGCTCATCGGCAAG TCTACAAAGGCATCAAAATCAAGTGGCATGAGACGATCAATCTTGGAGGAGGCAGAGGCTGAAAGGGAATCATTGGGTGAAAATCCATTCTATGATAAAAATTATCGATACTAA
- the LOC133930590 gene encoding HVA22-like protein a isoform X2 produces the protein MGDVASFLGDSWPLISLAYPLYASVRAIETKNPVDDQQWLTYWVLYSFITLFELTFAPIIEWLPFWSYAKLFFNCWLVLPWFNGAAYVYDHFVRPIFVNRQIVNVWYVSRKEKLSKPDDVLSAAERYIELNGPEAFEKLIGKSTKASKSSGMRRSILEEAEAERESLGENPFYDKNYRY, from the exons ATGGGAGATGTAGCGTCGTTTCTTGGTGATTCTTG GCCACTAATTTCACTTGCTTATCCTCT ATATGCTTCTGTTAGAGCGATAGAGACAAAAAATCCTGTAGATGATCAGCAATGGCTCACTTACTGGGTGTTGTACTCTTTTATCACTTTGTTTGAGCTAACTTTTGCTCCAATTATTGAGTG GCTTCCTTTTTGGTCATATGCAAAGCTTTTCTTCAACTGCTGGTTGGTCTTACCTTGGTTTAATGGTGCTGCTTATGTTTACGATCACTTTGTGCGGCCAATATTTGTGAATCGCCAAATAGTAAATGTATGGTATGTCTCTAGAAAGGAAAAGTTAAGTAAACCAGATGATGTACTGTCAGCTGCTGAGAGATATATTGAACTAAATGGGCCAGAAGCATTTGAGAAGCTCATCGGCAAG TCTACAAAGGCATCAAAATCAAGTGGCATGAGACGATCAATCTTGGAGGAGGCAGAGGCTGAAAGGGAATCATTGGGTGAAAATCCATTCTATGATAAAAATTATCGATACTAA